The Glycine max cultivar Williams 82 chromosome 17, Glycine_max_v4.0, whole genome shotgun sequence genome contains the following window.
CTGGGAATTGTCGAGAAAAAGCAAACAAGCTGGCTCTTACCTTCAACAAAGCTTCAAGCAAGTTAGTTGATGACTTGGCGAAGGACTTTCCtgattcaagttataaatttggAGATGCATatgatgttgtttatgatgTGATTAGCAGTCCAAATAAGTATGGTAAGTAAATATGTTACTTTCTTCACAAACAGGATGCATGCACCATTAGCAATTATCTAAATGAACATAACTCATTGTGTATGTGAAACACTTAAAAAGAATGAACTTAGGATTTCACACATTGTGTATGTTACTTTCTGAAGAATTGGCTACATATCATGCATTAacagaaaattaataattgctCTAGCTTGTCTGCTGACTGCTGAGAGTTATTTATATCGTAACTACGTTTGCTTTGCAGGATTCCAAAACGCAGACTCGCCCTGTTGTTCCTTTTGGAATATTCGACCCGCCCTTACATGTGTACCTGCATCAAGTCTGTGCAAAGATAGAAGCAAATATGTCTTTTGGGATGAGTACCACCCCACAGACAGTGCTAATGAGCTAATTGCAAATGAACTCATCAAGAAATTTGGACTTTCAAATACTAATCAAGGAAGTGTACCTTCCCCAGCACCTGCTGTTGCTCCATCCCCAGATGACCAATGATTCAGGGTTTTATTGCCTAATGCTTGAATTGCCTGTCGAAGCAAGTATCTTCATGTTCCAAGACCAGTGTTCCTGTCAGTTATAGTGTTATACATAATTTCTTgttagaaaataacaaagaaactTTTGATATCTCCTTTTATTCTGCATCAAACATGTAGCCCACCAGTTAATTATGAAATACTGTATTATCTTCTTCAAATTGAGCCACTTTGGTCTTTTGATCAGGTTcaataaattgtttttgttgaaCTGCACCATTTCCAGAAGCCTGCAGCTTAGCAGTAGccatttaactttttattccCTTATAgaaatttcttatcttttaacCTCAAGAACAAATTGGCCACTGATTCATAAACATTCCTAATCAAAGAATGTTCAGTAGCTCACTGCAATCATTTCAGCATGAGAGTAATTGCGCATGGTGATggtagacacacacacacacatattgagagagagaaagtacAATATATTTTTGCAGTTGaagattgaaatttttttgtcatgcACGGATGCACCTGACTTCAGAGGAGATCTGAGTTAATTCTGAACTTCTGATATGGATGAAATTCCACAAATGTCTTAACCGAAAAGTATTAGCGCTAAGGTTTGCATTTATAAGTGAAAACTTACAAGAACCTTCAGGtatattaatttctttgatACTAAAGAGAAGGAAATACACAAAAGTTAACTGCTAATCATGATTAGTTTACCATACCCCCCAAATTAAGCTTTACCTTGCAAAGGATTGTGTTGTGTCTGTCTGTGATTTTATCGTTTACATTTTATTTAGACTAGCAATGCTTAGCAGAATGACCTATTGTTACCGATTGAAAGAATGACCAAAGAAAGAGAATTGTATGttatagaaaaaatttaaaggCTGAAAGAGTTAAGCTAAACAATCTTGATGAAATCACAGACAGACACAATCCTGATAGCCAAAGACGTATTGGATAAGAAATAGTGCAGGACTCCAATATCATATTGATTTGTTTTGGGAAACTGACACTGACTTGATCAGTAATAAGGAAATTAATCCGCTAGCTTTTGCTTTAGATGAAAAAACTATctagattataaaaaatacagcACTAAGTTTATACTTAATAGAAAACAAGACACAACTTTAACGTGGACTTGTTTCATATATTAATCCCTGTGGTATTTTATTGCAAAGAGATTATGTATCTACATTAGAATATGGTCTCTGTGAGACGTCCTGTTATAGGCTTACACCTGAACGCTACACCAAGACTTAATTTTCTGCTAGCATTACTTTATGCATCTCAAgtatattaaattcaaatctcCACACTTACGTGCAATGTACAATTACGAGTTTCGGATCTTATGTGCTTCTAATAATTCCCACTAACTTTATATgctataattaatgaatattattatattggcCTCCAACTTTTCCAGGATATGTTTGAGAAAAGGCTTCTGGGGGAGTGGTAGACAAAGTATGTCCCAATCAACATTATACATCGCTTTCTCCcctgaaaataaaacaaataaatattaaatttgctATGAGACAATCTTCAAGTGTACTTAGTGGCCAACTAGCATGATTACTTAAATTAAACAAACGTTTTGGATTAGTTCCGATTTCACTTTCCAAGAACTTGGTTATGTAATCCCTATCAACTTGCTCTGGGTGGACAAATGGTTCTTCACATTTAAATCTCCAAATTTCTATTTCGGACACAAAAAGAACGGCCAAAAAGAAAGCTACATTTTAGTTTAATGCTTAGTGCATCACCAACTCGTAAGCAACTATTCACATCCGCATTTGTTTATTCGACGACTTAATATTGGGGTGGAGGATTATTGGCACCACGAACGATCCGTTGTTCAGCTTCTTAGACTTACTTTAATTACATGCATCTAGTGTGgttttaccaaaataaaatctatGACTGTGACATTTTCCTTCTACATAGATTTATTAGtgattggtttttgttttccacACGGATTCTTTGAGTGAGAATCCTTTAGACAAACAGAATAACTCTGTTACTAACCATTGTTTTGAAGGTAAAACTGatgatatatcatttttttatgactAGAGCACAAATGAGCTGTAATGCTATTAGTTCAATAAAATACAATTGAAATTCTGGGTGCTTAATATATGGATATAAAGCAGAGTTTAACAAATGAGTCTAATAGACATATGCACTTTCAATGTAAAAGTCTTCTACAATATCAACAATCAAAAATAGCTTTGtcgtgatttttaaaataattgttataaaagtcatcaaacttatcatatattgtGATTCTGGGATTGAATAACAATGTAAAAGACTTTTATACTACAGTGcatgtattatttattcttaacaAACATGAGTGTCTTGAGTTCTCATACAATCATGCTGAGCACTGCTGGGGATACAACTCTACTTAGCCCATTCTCTCATCATACATAATTGCCTCTAGAATTCACTGATTATGCTTACTTATATAAGATGTATTACATAAAGGATGCCTACTAGCTACCTAGAGAAAACTATCGTCCAGCACACCATTATTTCACACACTATGGTGCTCTTGGAGTGTGACGACCATTAGGCCCTGATGGGGAATAGTCGTGGAGTTCCAATTCCATCCTCTCAGTAATGGGTTGTTCCTCCCAGTGCAAGTTTCTCTCCGTGATAACCTGTATTTGAATAAAATGTAACATAAGCTTGGTGACTTGATATATATATGGTTAAAAAATGTATCACACGTCTTAAGCAACATAGGAATAGGGCATCAAAGTGCACCTTGTAGTTGTTCTCCAGAGTAAGGTGAACTTGGGGACCTTGCATAAGGTTTTCAGTTCCTGCTTATATAAAAAGCCATTTGTAAGAAAATGAAGGGGAACTATAACTCTACCAGAATACAAATAGAAATATAGCAGTAGAATTTACTTGTAACTGGGACTGCTTTCAAGCACATAAGATGAGAAAGCCCTAGAAGAATCACGAATAAACGAAAGAGAGTGCCTGCCATCCTTGTATTGCACTGCTCAACTAGACAACAACAAACTCTAGATTGTGTTGCTTCCCATATGCCAGTTCTCAATTTATACTTGTACACAAGATTTTTTTGTGAATGTGTTTTCAGCATTGAAAATCCATTATAGAGGAGCAATCATGCTACCAAAGTCATAAAGGTGATAGCAACCCATCATTTCTTGGGAGAACGACGTGTTTTCACTCTTAATTTGGAGAGCTTTTATCAACTTGAGGCCTATTCATGtgtgaaaattctaagttaaggaaaaattattaagtagTCTAAAATCATTACATGTCTATGATCCTGATCAATCTTTAGATGTTAACCCTGTGAACTTTTCATAAGAaagatttaataatatttaattatgtcaCATTGTAAAAATTAGTAGGACTCGTGATAGTCCtgaataaactaataatttctCCGGTATTGGTGTGCGGAGAATTGTTAGGTGGACATGaaagttatattttaagttaataTGGAGCACACTATGGAAGTGGAAAGATGACAAGGAAGCGTTTGTGAAGTAAAACCTGTACAATAATCGAAGTCAAATTAAGGCTAGTGGGAAATGCAAAGGGCATATGTGAACAGTATAGGTAGGTCACTACACATCCCAAGTAACTCACAACGGGCAACAGCACAATGGTATGCCAACAAAGGTATAAGGAAAACAGATGGTTGGCACTAAATGTGGCAGCAATTAGCCACACGTTCACCGGGATCACTCAAAAATAAGTCTCACACTTCACATTAGTATAGAATAAAACAAAAGGGttagattataattaaatttaaagtgtTAAGATATGTTTAGACTAGTAAGTCATTAGTCACTTAAGCAGAAAAGCCTATACTAATTTAAAGATGTTCCACtcagtaaaagaaaagaaacatgtGATCTTTGAAATTAACTCAAAGAAAAAGGAGCCTCTTAAACAAAGACAAACAGGCCACTTAAATTAAAGATCCAGTAACTCTCATTAGACATAGACAATACTCACATAAATTCAACGTTGACCTTGTATCAGGTGCAAATTTTCTATACATGATAAATAATTTCTGTCGTACGTAGTGTTAGTTTATGTTTATTCCCCGTATTGTTTTGTATGGCCCAAGTCTAATAACGGTGTAAGAGTAAAAACCTAGTGGCTGTACATCGGTTGCAGTTGCTGGAAGTGGAAGTCATCATATTCAACAACGAAAACAACCCAAATGTTGTAGTCATCTATGTTATTGCTAGTGTAGTGGAAACAACAAAATTCTCCACCAAATCTGTCGAGTGGCAAACCAACTTTGCTATCTGTAGACCAGTAGACCACACAAAGCTGTCACTAGACATAGAAATGGAAGCTATgaaaatttctcttttaaaagataaaaaaaaaaaaaaaaacacagctACAAATTCAGATTGATCTGTCATAGAGCGAATTTCGGCccctgaatatatatatatatatatatatattgttctgAATTTGTTAAGAATTTATTATGGCTTCGATCAgtatctgaattttttttatgttcttaactGGAGGAATTATGGAAGGTAATAGGTTGGTTATAAATTAACCAACTAGGGTACGTCGACCTTGTATAGGAGTTGAAATAGATGCATGAGAACTTAGGTGTTACAAATTTATgggtaattttatttgttactaTTATCAATttctaattatgattttttttatttaatggttGTTAGTACGAATGAAAGTATGAGCATCAGTATTCATTGCTTAGTCTTCCCAGCATTTCATagtatttttagaatttatttgCTATTTCAAATTAGTGATAATCAATGCTTTATTGTTCTTGAGAGGCTTGGTAAGGTTGAGAGTTCCAGAAAACACGTAAATACTTACACGAAGAGATGAAAATGCAAATATTTGATAACTTAGCCATAatatattgtcatttttttaggGTGATAATTACCACTTATAGACAATATAAACGAATGCTTATCTTGATGGTAGTGATCGATCTTTGGGAGGTTGTTGAGGAGGACTATGTGATTGATCCTTTACTAGAAAATTCTACAGCAGcacaaattaaatcaataatcatAAGGAGAAAAGGCAGCAAAAATCAAAGATAAAGTCTtgcatattttttgttgtttctcaAGCAATCTTTACTTGAATTATGACTTTGAAATCCGAAAAGGCCATTTGGGATTTTCTCACACAACGGTATAAAGGAAATGAGAATGTCAACAGGATGACAATGTTGAATTTGATCGGGAGGAGGATTGAGATGCAACGAATGAAAGTTAGAAATAAACAATGAGTATTCTGACAAACTTTTAAGCATTGTGAACAAGGTGAGGTTGACTAgaactaagttttttttatataaggatGATTCAAATGATTCTTATgactattttcttcctctcctacGTAACTGTGATAAGATGGAGGAACGCTTAACTCTTTCATTCACATTTAGGTGATTTCTTTTCTCCCTCTCCCACACAATAGTATAGTGGTATTGGGTCTTGGCCTAATGAAGCATTTAATCCTGCTAATCGTGGGCTTGggacatattattattattattattattattttaaatgggTAAAGGGATAGTGCCTAGTGGTTCTTTGGACGAATAGGGGAAGTGCTATTATTgaatcatgtattttttttattatatttcgaaaaactcattttaaaatataaatttatattttagaatgGTCATTCTAAAATACATAAAGAGATGCAGGATTCAAATAAGGGAATATAGGATTCAAATGCCCTTAATCTAACTTAATCTAATGTACAATATTTAGGCtcaaagttttattttcttttccttttttaaaatcagGGGAAGGGCTAGTAGTTCTTTTGGACAATTAGGCAAAGTGCTTTAGGGAATTGCTTCCTGCATCTCACAAATTACCTCCTGCAACCCATGGAAGTTTTAAAACAAACTGAACTGACAGAAGGAGGAAAACAACTGCTTCATTTACTAAGGGAGGGAGACTGATGGAAGGGGGGAAAAGAGAGTAATATGaggatattaaaaattatatgggTGCAATTAGCAAAACATGGGGTACATGAAGCAATTTATATCATGTTCAGCTAACGCGGGACTATTGCTAAATACCCCTCATTGAGTTGCTAAAGGAACCTCCATTTAggttttttctctcaaaaataCCCCTTTCAGAAGCTAATTTCCAAAATATCATTGTTCTGTATGATGTATCATGTATATTCTAGAAATAAATTTTCGAACATGTAAACGTCACTGCCACTTGCCAATAATTCTCACATTAAAACCTTCATTGCCATTCAACATAGCTCTACGACCTCATTGTTTCTCATGGCTCAAAACGAAATTACCTTTGAATATTGTTGAGTGGTAAGGCACGCAAATGCAAGATCAAGGTCTCTAGTGAAATGTTACGATGGCGTCAACAGTGATGTGTAGGAAACAACTCTGATGCGAAAATTAGCATATGAGAGAGAAGTTGTAAAATGAGTGGTCATACATGGACATGACAAAAGGAGTCCCTTATGTAGAGCCTTTCTGGCGGGAAAAGTCGTTAGGTCACTTGAGTATATCACGTGGCTAAGTGTGTTAATTAGGCATATTTGGCATCAAGTGTTCAAAGTGACTATTGAGAGGTGAAATCGACTTAAAGGTCTAGCTAGACTCTAGAGGTTCAGATGACCTCCATAACAACAAGTACGtctaataattttaagataaaaaaaaactcaagaaaatttaaaaatattgcttctttaattaaaaaaagctaATAGAGTGGCATATATTAAAatctcataaattttttaaagaaaaaaacttatgtAAAGTCAAATGCTTGCGTTACGTATTTGATACAGAAGTCAAATGTATGCTCACTATGGCAACTTAgtcattcataaaatttaatctaaaataaatcacattaataagcaaacaaaaattccaccatttttttcaagagaaaAACCCTAGTAACCTATTTAGGAATGCTAAGTTGCCCTTGTCCCCACCTATATATaggtctaataaaaaaaaattataatgcaaAAGTACATAGAAAATTTTTAAACCAGTGAAAAGTCAAAATTCCAAAAGTAAAAAAGCCCCAAAACTGACAAAACCGTAACCAATCTcctaaatcaaagagaaagaaaaacctTCGACACCAGAGTTGATAGATAAGAGGCATCCAGCTATCCAAGGCACGTGGTTTTTGTTCGTGTACGTGCTGGTTTGTGCTTAATTTGATTGCATTTGGCATGGTCGTATTACATCTCATGCATGAAGCTGTGAGAGATGTAGCTGCAATTCACGGTTTTTcatgtttcttaatttatttcccttctaatcaaataagaaaataacttgacaaaatattgatattgattaatATATACAAACATTATCTAGAAAAACAATTCGATCAATCTAAACATACACTAATTAATCCTAACAAAAACAAAGCAGAACAAAATCTCAACAGCatgaatcatatatatatagctagTCGTTTTGAACTTTTGACGAGCCTTACAAATGATTATTCAATGAACTATCATTCATCTcagatcattttgttttgtttggaaTGGAGGGTGTTATGGAGAATACATACATGTAATCTTTATAAAGACCTTTTTCggctttattaatattataagagacAAGGGGAGAATGAGTCAATAGCAAAGATATTTGGTGCAAGTTTGATTATTATATgcctatatatattttaaatgttgtGTTTGCTTATTAATTGTATTGGTCTTGTCTTACATGTACATTTATAATTAAGGGAATACTATATAGGTAAATTCAATGTGAGAGTCCTAATCAATGTTTTTGGCAGATTCTTTATATTTAAAGTGGCTTCAAATGACCCTAATCCTCAACCGACCACGCGGCCGCCCCTTGCATTATGAAAAGCATTAGTGTTGATtatctttgtttaatttgttgtcATCTTATTTGTGCTCCTTAATTACGTGTACTACCAATAACTACTTTgccttaataatatattaaaattcccCACTTAGAGGGACACACGCATTTTAGTATTTTGTTTCTTGAAAGCAGATTCATTCCAAGAGAGCTGCATGGAAAGTGATCAATACGTGCCAATAAAACAAACACGTGTCTTTCCCCCGTGCGAATTGATTGAATATTCAGCTTTCATAAACTCCAATTACAAAAGAAAACGGGGTAGAAAATGCTTGGAGCAAACGTGTCTAACGAGGTGCATCAATCCTTTTCCTTTGATgattttctccttctctttaGATTAGCGTTAGCCTTTAGTTTAGCCACAATCTTCGCTTTTCTAATTGTTTTATCAATGCTGCAATGTTAAAGTCTCTTTTTCCTATTTCTGAGCTTAGACacatccatttgcttccaaaacaCAGTTCCGCAAGTTGTCGAGAGTAATTTTAGCTTTTAACCAACACACAAGTTTGGTTGAAATATCGGACGcaaaaataaaagcaataaaGAAATCAAACACTACGAGCTATTGCTGTTTGCCCAGTCATGTATATTGcggaatttctttttattatttttatgataaaaatatatttaatcaaacaaaatttgAGAATTTAATTGGGATTAGatgttatcaattatttttatttaattttttcattttatttataataattaattgttatatatatatatatatatatatatatatatatatatatatatatatatatatatatatatatattatatcaagttttaaaatgatgtaaactaaaaccaaaaaaataatttgcaataaaaaaataaaaaatacaggattaaaaaaatatttaaaccaattaaaaataattcttgtTCAATTGTTTGACtggtttcattaaataaatataaaattaattaataagcatattaCCACACGATATACCGttatttccttttcctttgtttAACTATCCGTAGAAACTAAAAGcctataaagaaaagaaaagaaaaaggaaagagataCCAAAGGAAACATCTTTTTCATCATTTCCATCTTTTATAATCTatcctttctttttatcattttttgccAAGTTGAGGAAAAGTTGGCAAATGAAAAATGTACACATTCAAAACCATATCCTAATGCTCACATACTATGTTAGCAACACTGTGagcaagagttttttttttttttccaaagcaCACATGTATCATCCATTTCAATACATGTGTTTTGTGGTATGAATTAAGTAGTAGATAATTATGTtcaaattagataaaattattataaatgataaatttttttcttaaaaatatttaatatagtaGTATATCTAAAATTTAAGTCCTAAatcattaatgaaataaaataattttatatcaattaattcacataaaaaaatacaaaaataacaatCTTAATTTGTTGGCAAAACTACTTGTCTTAAATTTTGTAGTGACAAACCCAACATTCTCTATGTGGTAATTGCGGATTTAACTAaaagtaagaagaaaaaaatggagaaaaaccTTCATTCTATTTAGCAAGACTGCTTCTAATCACATGACGCCACATCATCAAGATTTTAGAAGCAAAAAGTGCTGACATGGGTGCACACAACGAGCGTGCTACCGAGAATCTAAcaggcagaagaagaagaaaagaaaagaaaatctaacAGAGGCCACAAGAACTTGTGGCCTGGAATCGAAACCTCGGTCTGACGTGGCACCTGACTCTGCTTTAAACGGATCAAAATCCTATTCGTCGTGCTCCACTGACACTTCACATCAAAAACCCAACACAAGTAACGAAGAAGTCACTGCCATCTCGCAAGTTTCGATCCccagaaggaaaataaaaatgcacgaaattAGAGACCCTGCAATTCGGCTCTTCGGTCAGAAGATCCCTTTCCCTGAAGATGTTGACAAAGAAGAAGAGAGTGCTGAGGATAGAGAACAAGAGATGGAAGAACATGAAGACGAAGGAGACAAGGTACTGTCGGTGTTCTAGTTTCTCAGAAAAATGGTTTTAAGAAACATAACATAGCAA
Protein-coding sequences here:
- the LOC100527473 gene encoding uncharacterized protein, giving the protein MLKTHSQKNLVYKYKLRTGIWEATQSRVCCCLVEQCNTRMAGTLFRLFVILLGLSHLMCLKAVPVTRTENLMQGPQVHLTLENNYKVITERNLHWEEQPITERMELELHDYSPSGPNGRHTPRAP